A window of the Yersinia rochesterensis genome harbors these coding sequences:
- the recC gene encoding exodeoxyribonuclease V subunit gamma, with protein MFTVYHSNQLDLLKALTTALIEREPLDNPFQQEVVLVQSPGMAQWLQMQLAQQFSIAANIEFPLPATFIWDMFTRVLPGIPKESAFSKDAMTWKLMWLLPELLENPVFSAMKRYLSDDSDKRKIHQLAARVADLFDQYLVYRPEWLESWERGQLVDNLDDAQQWQALLWVELTRYTRQLEQPEWHRANLYQRFIRTLLESDVCPAGLPKRVFICGISALPPIYLQALQALGKHIDIHLMFTNPCRYFWGDIQDYTFLAKLQSRKRRHYRESAESASMEVKLFRHPEQAEQLFNDDGEQNLSNPLLASWGRLGRDHMYLLSQVDEIQEVHAFVDIEPDNLLHGIQHDMLELEDHAIIGITPETLAHSHQKRVLELTDRSLSLHVCHSPQREVEVLQDNLLKLLEDSPELTPRDIIVMVADIDSYTPYIQATFGNATGERYLPFAISDRKASQAHPALQAFITLLDLPQSRFTSEQVLALLEVPALANKFGISEDGLRRLRQWVGESGIRWGLDDDNVRELSLPATGQHTWHFGITRMLLGYAMDSAAGDWQGVLPYDESSGLAAELAGQLAEMLMQLSQWRQQLRESRSLSEWLPLCRQLLDTFFEPDNDTEAVLVLIEQQWQKVISYGIAAQYPDIVPLSLLRDELASRLDNERISQRFLAGPINFCTLMPMRSIPFKVVCLLGMNDGVYPRTLPPLGFDLMAKQVRRGDRSRRDDDRYLFLEALLSAQQQLYISYIGRSIQDNSKRYPSVLVSELIEYISQSYHLPGDEELSADDSAKRVIEHLLCWHPRMPFLAENFIKNSELQSYAAEWLPSAESKGLAHPEFNQPLPPEPLPEITLDELIRFYRHPVRAFFQRRLGVNFVIEETELPDEEPFTLDNLNRYQFNTQLLNALIEESDINTVFSRARAAGNLPYGSFGELYWESQQEEMVPLAEQIRAERKESHSIELNIEFGDTTLTGWIHQIQEDGLIRWRPAALTAVDGLLLWVEHLVYCVAGGEGESRMYGRKGTAWRYAPLDCDEARQYLQQLISGYQQGMCEPLLLLSKSGWAWLSQCFDSESGQILWDEETQTKARMKLLQVWQGDQRIAGEGEDNYIQRVFRLMDNQHLDMILHETERYLLPIARHNKA; from the coding sequence ATGTTCACGGTTTATCATTCTAATCAATTGGATTTACTCAAAGCGCTAACGACTGCGCTGATAGAACGAGAACCGTTGGATAATCCTTTCCAGCAAGAAGTTGTGCTTGTTCAAAGCCCAGGTATGGCTCAATGGCTGCAAATGCAATTGGCTCAACAATTTAGTATTGCAGCCAATATTGAGTTTCCACTGCCCGCTACCTTTATCTGGGACATGTTTACCCGTGTGTTACCCGGCATCCCGAAAGAAAGCGCATTTAGCAAAGATGCAATGACATGGAAACTCATGTGGTTATTACCAGAATTACTGGAAAACCCGGTATTTTCTGCGATGAAACGCTATTTAAGTGACGATAGCGATAAACGTAAGATTCACCAACTGGCGGCACGAGTCGCCGACCTTTTTGACCAATATTTGGTGTATCGCCCAGAATGGCTGGAGAGTTGGGAACGAGGCCAACTGGTTGATAATTTGGACGATGCTCAGCAGTGGCAAGCTTTACTGTGGGTCGAATTAACTCGCTATACTCGCCAGTTAGAACAACCTGAATGGCATCGCGCCAATCTCTATCAGCGTTTTATCCGCACACTTCTTGAATCAGACGTTTGCCCGGCAGGATTGCCCAAACGAGTATTTATTTGCGGCATATCTGCATTACCCCCAATCTATTTACAAGCTTTGCAAGCTCTGGGTAAACACATTGATATTCACTTGATGTTTACTAATCCATGCCGCTATTTTTGGGGAGATATTCAGGATTATACATTTTTAGCTAAATTACAAAGCCGCAAACGCAGGCATTACCGTGAATCGGCTGAAAGTGCGTCGATGGAAGTAAAACTCTTTCGCCACCCTGAACAGGCTGAGCAGCTATTTAATGATGATGGTGAGCAAAATCTTAGTAATCCGCTGTTAGCCTCATGGGGCCGGCTTGGTCGTGACCACATGTATTTATTATCTCAGGTTGATGAGATCCAAGAGGTTCATGCTTTTGTTGATATTGAGCCGGATAATCTCTTACATGGTATTCAGCATGACATGCTGGAGCTGGAAGACCACGCTATTATTGGCATCACTCCAGAAACCTTAGCTCATAGTCACCAAAAGCGTGTTTTGGAACTCACGGACCGCTCCCTTAGCTTGCATGTGTGCCACAGCCCGCAACGCGAAGTGGAAGTTTTACAAGATAACTTGCTGAAATTACTGGAGGACTCTCCAGAGCTGACTCCGCGCGACATTATTGTGATGGTCGCGGATATTGACAGCTACACTCCTTATATTCAGGCGACATTTGGTAATGCTACCGGGGAGCGTTATTTACCTTTCGCCATTTCAGACCGTAAGGCTAGCCAGGCTCATCCCGCACTTCAGGCTTTTATTACTCTGCTTGATTTACCCCAGAGTCGTTTTACTTCTGAGCAGGTATTAGCACTGCTGGAAGTGCCCGCTTTAGCCAATAAATTTGGTATTAGCGAAGATGGATTGCGCCGTTTGCGGCAATGGGTTGGCGAGTCTGGTATCCGTTGGGGATTAGATGATGACAATGTGCGCGAATTATCTCTGCCCGCCACCGGCCAACATACCTGGCATTTTGGCATAACCCGCATGCTACTTGGCTATGCTATGGATAGCGCCGCCGGTGATTGGCAAGGGGTTCTGCCCTATGATGAGTCCAGTGGTCTGGCTGCTGAACTTGCCGGACAATTAGCTGAAATGTTGATGCAATTGAGCCAGTGGCGGCAGCAATTAAGAGAGTCCCGTTCACTCAGTGAATGGCTGCCATTGTGTCGCCAATTATTAGATACTTTCTTTGAACCCGATAACGATACGGAAGCAGTGCTGGTACTGATTGAACAGCAATGGCAGAAGGTCATCAGCTATGGCATTGCTGCCCAATATCCGGATATCGTGCCACTGAGTCTGCTACGGGATGAACTGGCTTCGCGCCTGGATAATGAGCGCATTAGTCAGCGTTTTCTCGCAGGGCCTATCAATTTCTGTACGCTAATGCCTATGCGCTCCATCCCGTTTAAAGTGGTGTGTTTATTGGGAATGAATGATGGTGTTTATCCACGAACCTTACCGCCGTTGGGCTTTGACTTAATGGCTAAACAGGTTCGCCGTGGTGACCGCAGCCGCCGTGATGATGACCGCTACCTATTCCTGGAGGCATTACTCTCTGCCCAGCAACAGCTTTATATCAGTTATATCGGGCGCTCGATTCAAGACAACAGTAAACGCTATCCTTCGGTGCTGGTTAGTGAGTTGATTGAATACATTTCGCAAAGTTATCACTTACCTGGTGATGAAGAACTCAGTGCTGATGACAGTGCCAAACGGGTTATTGAACATTTGCTATGTTGGCATCCACGCATGCCGTTCTTAGCAGAAAACTTTATTAAAAACAGTGAGTTACAGAGTTACGCCGCTGAATGGCTGCCTTCTGCGGAATCCAAGGGACTGGCACACCCAGAATTTAATCAACCTTTACCACCCGAACCTTTGCCTGAAATCACTCTTGATGAATTAATCCGTTTCTATCGCCATCCTGTGAGGGCATTTTTCCAACGTCGGCTGGGGGTAAATTTCGTTATTGAAGAAACGGAGTTACCGGATGAAGAACCTTTTACCTTAGATAACCTCAACCGCTATCAGTTTAATACTCAACTACTGAATGCGCTGATAGAAGAAAGTGATATTAATACAGTATTCAGTCGTGCCCGTGCGGCGGGTAACCTTCCTTATGGTTCTTTCGGCGAGCTTTACTGGGAAAGTCAGCAAGAGGAAATGGTGCCATTAGCTGAACAAATTCGTGCTGAACGTAAAGAGAGCCACAGTATTGAGCTGAATATTGAGTTTGGAGATACCACGCTAACAGGATGGATTCATCAGATTCAGGAGGACGGCTTAATTCGTTGGCGGCCAGCGGCATTAACTGCGGTCGATGGGCTTTTGTTGTGGGTTGAGCATTTGGTGTATTGCGTCGCCGGCGGTGAGGGTGAAAGCCGAATGTATGGACGTAAAGGAACGGCATGGCGTTATGCCCCATTGGATTGTGACGAAGCACGGCAATATTTACAGCAGCTAATTAGTGGCTATCAGCAAGGTATGTGCGAACCTTTATTGTTGTTGAGTAAAAGTGGC
- a CDS encoding prepilin-type N-terminal cleavage/methylation domain-containing protein: MYLVRYRCKSQYTREGGNSHFQQGFSLPEVLIAALFFSVSLLGLLQYHQALLQGFSSLWQQRQAWSLLNQHIESSGGEPTKALTLGMKPNWQYHQLINRIDGECTEFTFILKMQSTQQAELSRWFCIVSEGG, translated from the coding sequence TTGTATTTAGTCAGATATCGCTGCAAGTCACAGTATACCAGAGAGGGAGGGAATTCTCATTTTCAACAGGGGTTTAGCCTACCAGAGGTCTTAATCGCGGCACTTTTTTTCTCTGTCTCGCTGCTGGGATTACTGCAATACCATCAGGCACTTTTGCAGGGTTTTTCCTCTTTATGGCAGCAACGTCAGGCGTGGTCTTTGCTTAATCAACATATTGAAAGTAGCGGCGGCGAACCCACCAAAGCGCTTACCTTAGGAATGAAGCCTAACTGGCAATATCACCAGCTTATAAATCGAATTGATGGTGAGTGTACGGAGTTTACATTCATCCTAAAAATGCAATCTACACAGCAGGCAGAATTAAGTCGGTGGTTTTGCATTGTGAGTGAGGGCGGCTAA
- a CDS encoding YgdB family protein, with protein MSCDHQRGTSTLAAVATLFSLGLFLLSALHRKLDNIQHITAEEQHHLRAFNQATSSLNWGAGQKWSFSMPWQAGSRWHCNEHLQYGLKACLKPASLAGFFILRGESQSSGIQPPLMFYQRVKLHSTHGVRGEHRLIKVAHGWSDFCPDKDAKFCI; from the coding sequence ATGAGCTGTGATCATCAACGGGGGACAAGTACCCTGGCTGCTGTTGCTACTCTTTTTTCTCTCGGTTTATTTTTGTTATCAGCTTTACACCGCAAATTGGATAATATTCAGCATATTACCGCCGAGGAACAACACCATTTACGGGCCTTTAATCAGGCAACATCATCATTGAATTGGGGGGCGGGGCAGAAGTGGTCATTCAGTATGCCGTGGCAAGCCGGTTCAAGATGGCATTGCAATGAGCACCTGCAATATGGCTTAAAAGCCTGTCTTAAACCTGCCTCGCTGGCCGGTTTTTTTATCCTCAGAGGTGAGAGTCAATCTTCAGGAATACAGCCGCCGTTGATGTTTTATCAACGCGTCAAACTGCATTCTACTCATGGAGTTAGAGGAGAACATCGGTTGATTAAGGTTGCTCATGGTTGGTCAGATTTTTGTCCGGATAAGGATGCAAAATTTTGTATTTAG
- a CDS encoding prepilin peptidase-dependent protein produces MIKKPEVAVSDYFLHKCMTGFTLPEMMLALSVGGLIIMAATQTFPRLHKQIATLQQHYHLELALSQTMAALEKDLRRAGFCHGECQGNAIATQHYPGEVANSCLIVAYDLNRNGRWEGEKHQESEYFGYRLRNKALEGQRGELNCSGSGWEKLFDPHNITITHFSVTPLPQQAPGQVYSVQLVGQSTGNPAIHRQLSYTIRGNNL; encoded by the coding sequence ATGATAAAAAAACCAGAGGTTGCTGTATCAGATTACTTTTTACATAAATGTATGACGGGTTTTACCCTGCCAGAAATGATGCTGGCGCTGAGTGTTGGTGGTTTGATTATTATGGCTGCTACCCAGACCTTCCCCCGTTTACACAAGCAAATAGCAACATTACAGCAGCACTATCACCTGGAGTTAGCACTGAGCCAGACTATGGCTGCACTGGAAAAAGACCTGAGGCGGGCTGGATTTTGTCACGGTGAGTGTCAGGGCAACGCGATTGCTACACAACATTATCCAGGGGAAGTGGCAAACTCTTGCTTGATTGTTGCTTATGACCTCAACCGCAATGGTCGGTGGGAAGGGGAGAAACATCAGGAATCTGAATACTTTGGTTACCGGCTACGCAATAAAGCATTAGAAGGTCAGCGCGGCGAGCTGAATTGTTCTGGCAGTGGTTGGGAAAAACTGTTTGATCCACACAACATCACCATAACGCATTTTTCTGTTACGCCATTACCGCAGCAAGCTCCGGGCCAGGTTTATAGCGTGCAACTGGTGGGGCAAAGTACCGGTAACCCAGCCATACATCGTCAACTGAGTTATACCATCCGTGGGAATAATTTATGA
- a CDS encoding prepilin peptidase-dependent protein has protein sequence MYKNNFLKKQNGISLIELLLVIALAGIMAVWGTQNWHHYRQRERLADSARQLLAFLTHLQAKTNRSNSTAWLWIQQEGQGCLGSGDKPVMPCSPLDNSVFIPPYPDVSIAIPLKKKMGFFGVRNTAQAGNIMLNNPAGRIRLIISSRGRMRLCSDEQSISGIHLC, from the coding sequence ATGTATAAAAACAATTTTCTTAAAAAACAAAATGGTATCAGTCTTATTGAACTGCTATTGGTCATTGCCTTAGCCGGTATTATGGCCGTGTGGGGGACACAAAATTGGCACCATTATCGGCAACGGGAGAGGCTCGCGGACAGTGCTCGCCAGTTACTTGCCTTTCTTACTCATTTACAGGCCAAAACTAATCGCAGTAACAGCACGGCATGGTTATGGATACAGCAAGAAGGTCAGGGGTGTTTAGGCAGTGGTGATAAGCCCGTCATGCCCTGTTCACCATTAGATAATTCAGTGTTTATTCCACCTTATCCCGATGTTTCTATTGCGATTCCTTTGAAGAAAAAAATGGGTTTCTTTGGTGTAAGAAATACAGCACAAGCAGGAAATATAATGCTCAATAATCCGGCTGGGCGTATTCGGCTAATTATCTCCAGCCGCGGGCGAATGAGGCTATGCAGCGATGAGCAATCAATATCGGGTATTCATTTATGCTAG
- the thyA gene encoding thymidylate synthase, which yields MKQYLDLMKKVLEEGTPKDDRTGTGTVSIFGHQMRFNLQDGFPLVTTKRCHLRSIIHELLWFLNGDTNIAYLKENNVSIWDEWADENGDLGPVYGKQWRAWGAADGRQIDQLSKVVQQLKQDPNSRRIIVSAWNVGELDQMALAPCHAFFQFYVADGKLSCQLYQRSCDVFLGLPFNIASYALLVHMMAQQCDLEVGDFVWTGGDTHLYSNHIEQTHLQLSREPRALPKLIIKRKPDSLFDYRFEDFEIEGYDPHPGIKAPIAI from the coding sequence ATGAAACAGTATCTGGATTTGATGAAAAAAGTGCTGGAAGAAGGCACTCCTAAAGATGACCGTACCGGTACCGGGACGGTGTCAATTTTTGGGCATCAGATGCGTTTCAATTTACAAGATGGTTTCCCACTGGTGACCACCAAGCGCTGCCATTTACGTTCCATCATCCATGAGCTGTTATGGTTCCTCAATGGCGATACCAATATTGCTTATCTGAAGGAAAATAATGTCTCAATCTGGGATGAATGGGCGGATGAAAACGGCGACCTTGGCCCGGTTTATGGTAAGCAATGGCGCGCTTGGGGCGCTGCTGATGGCCGCCAGATTGACCAATTGAGTAAAGTGGTGCAACAGCTCAAGCAAGACCCAAACTCCCGCCGAATCATTGTTTCTGCATGGAATGTCGGTGAATTGGATCAAATGGCTTTGGCGCCGTGCCATGCTTTCTTCCAGTTCTATGTGGCTGATGGCAAGCTGTCTTGCCAGCTATATCAACGTTCTTGCGATGTGTTCCTCGGCTTGCCATTTAACATCGCCAGCTACGCATTATTGGTGCATATGATGGCGCAACAATGTGATTTGGAAGTGGGTGATTTTGTCTGGACGGGTGGTGATACACACTTATACAGCAACCATATTGAACAGACACATCTGCAATTGAGCCGCGAACCACGGGCATTACCGAAACTGATTATCAAACGTAAACCTGATTCATTGTTTGACTATCGTTTCGAAGATTTTGAAATTGAAGGGTATGACCCTCACCCTGGCATTAAAGCGCCGATTGCTATTTAA
- the lgt gene encoding prolipoprotein diacylglyceryl transferase, which yields MSNSYLAFPKFDPVIFSIGPVSLHWYGLMYLVGFVFAMWLAVRRANKPGSGWTKEEVENLLYAGFLGVFVGGRVGYVLFYNLPMFLDNPLYLFKVWDGGMSFHGGLIGVICVMLWFARRTKRHFFQVADFMAPLIPFGLGAGRLGNFINGELWGRVTTDTPWAMLFPTSRGEDIAIVAADPAKWQAIFNQYGVLPRHPSQLYEMILEGGVLFIILNLFIRKPRPMGSVSGLFLIGYGAFRIIVECFRQPDAQLGLFDGVISMGQILSVPMILAGIIMMIWAYRRPAQQLS from the coding sequence ATGAGCAATAGCTATCTGGCGTTTCCTAAATTTGATCCGGTCATTTTCTCCATTGGCCCGGTTTCCCTGCATTGGTATGGCCTGATGTATTTGGTGGGCTTTGTCTTCGCGATGTGGTTGGCAGTCCGTCGGGCCAATAAACCGGGTAGTGGCTGGACTAAAGAAGAAGTCGAGAATCTACTTTACGCCGGTTTCCTCGGGGTGTTTGTTGGTGGCCGTGTCGGTTATGTTCTGTTCTATAACCTGCCGATGTTCCTCGATAATCCATTGTATCTGTTTAAGGTATGGGATGGCGGCATGTCATTCCACGGTGGTCTGATTGGTGTTATCTGTGTGATGCTGTGGTTTGCTCGCCGCACCAAACGCCATTTCTTCCAAGTTGCTGATTTTATGGCTCCATTGATTCCATTTGGTTTAGGTGCCGGCCGTTTGGGTAACTTTATCAATGGCGAGCTGTGGGGCCGAGTCACGACAGATACTCCATGGGCAATGCTGTTCCCGACCTCTCGGGGCGAAGATATTGCGATTGTTGCCGCCGACCCAGCTAAATGGCAGGCGATTTTCAATCAATACGGTGTATTGCCACGCCATCCTTCGCAATTGTATGAAATGATTCTGGAAGGGGGGGTGCTGTTTATCATCCTGAACTTGTTTATCCGTAAGCCGCGCCCGATGGGCAGTGTTTCCGGCCTGTTCCTGATTGGTTATGGTGCGTTCCGTATTATTGTTGAATGTTTCCGCCAGCCAGATGCCCAGCTCGGCTTGTTCGACGGCGTGATCAGCATGGGGCAGATTCTTTCTGTGCCTATGATTCTGGCCGGTATCATTATGATGATTTGGGCGTATCGCCGTCCTGCGCAACAACTTTCGTGA
- the ptsP gene encoding phosphoenolpyruvate--protein phosphotransferase, whose protein sequence is MLTRLREIVEKVAMATSLTDALELLVNETCLAMDTEVCSIYLADNDRRCYYLMATRGLKKPRGRTITLAFDEGIVGLVGRLAEPINLADAQSHPSFKYVPQVKEDRFRAFLGVPIIYRRQLLGVLVVQQREHRQFDESEESFMVTLAMQLAGILSQSQLNAIFGQYRQTRIRALAAAPGVAVAEGWQDTSQPSLDLVYEASTLDTAQERERLTQALEEAAAEFRRFSKRFAASSQKESAAIFDLYSHLLNDARLKRELFAQIDAGSVAEWAVKQVVEQFAAQFASLQDTYMRERASDLRALGQRLLFHLDDSTSGASQWPERFILVADELTATLLAEVPQDRLAGVVVRDGAANSHAAILVRAMGIPTVMGADIQPALLNQRLLIVDGYRGEVLVDPEPVLVKEYQRLVTEEIELSKLAEDEVEQPAALRSGERVQVMLNAGLSPEHEQLLGGRVDGVGLYRTEIPFMLQSGFPSEEEQVAQYQGMLQLYPNKPVTLRTLDIGADKQLPYMPISEENPCLGWRGIRVTLDQPEIFLIQVRAMLRANAGTGNLGILLPMITSLEEVDEAKRLIDRAGREVQELLGHELPQPKLGVMVEVPAMIFMLPYLKSRVDFISVGTNDLTQYLLAVDRNNTRVASLYDSLHPAMLQVLSHILAQATQSGLQVSLCGEMAGDPMGALLLVGLGYRNLSMNGRSVARIKYLLRNIDLVDAQALAERVLSAQMTTDVRHLTAAFMERKGLGGLIRGGK, encoded by the coding sequence ATGCTCACGCGTTTGCGAGAAATAGTTGAGAAAGTGGCGATGGCAACCAGCCTAACGGATGCGTTAGAGCTGTTGGTCAATGAAACCTGTCTGGCGATGGACACGGAAGTTTGCTCGATTTATCTGGCAGACAATGACCGCCGTTGTTATTACCTAATGGCGACACGAGGTTTGAAAAAACCTCGTGGCCGCACTATTACGCTGGCCTTTGACGAAGGCATCGTCGGGCTGGTCGGGCGTCTGGCCGAGCCAATCAACCTGGCAGATGCTCAGAGCCACCCCAGTTTTAAATATGTTCCCCAAGTCAAAGAGGACCGCTTCCGGGCGTTTCTCGGGGTTCCTATTATTTATCGCCGTCAATTGCTCGGTGTGCTGGTGGTTCAGCAACGTGAGCATCGTCAGTTTGATGAGAGCGAAGAGTCGTTCATGGTCACGCTGGCAATGCAACTGGCGGGCATCCTTTCTCAATCTCAGCTAAATGCTATTTTTGGCCAATATCGCCAGACGCGGATCCGCGCACTCGCTGCGGCTCCGGGAGTCGCGGTAGCTGAGGGGTGGCAGGATACTTCGCAGCCTTCGCTGGATTTGGTTTATGAAGCCTCGACACTCGATACCGCCCAAGAACGCGAACGTCTAACCCAAGCGCTGGAAGAGGCTGCGGCTGAATTCCGCCGTTTCAGTAAGCGCTTTGCCGCCAGCTCACAAAAAGAGAGCGCGGCGATTTTCGATCTCTATTCCCACTTACTTAATGATGCCCGCCTAAAGCGCGAGCTTTTTGCTCAAATTGATGCCGGATCTGTGGCGGAATGGGCAGTTAAGCAAGTGGTCGAACAATTTGCTGCGCAGTTTGCCAGCTTGCAAGACACTTATATGCGCGAGCGCGCCAGTGATCTGCGAGCATTAGGTCAGCGCTTGCTATTTCATCTCGACGACAGCACCTCTGGGGCCAGCCAGTGGCCTGAGCGTTTTATTCTGGTGGCTGATGAGCTAACCGCCACACTTCTGGCCGAAGTACCACAGGATCGCCTCGCCGGTGTTGTGGTGCGTGATGGTGCGGCTAACTCTCATGCCGCCATTTTAGTGCGCGCCATGGGGATCCCGACAGTCATGGGCGCGGATATTCAACCCGCGTTACTGAATCAGCGGTTACTGATTGTTGATGGTTATCGTGGCGAAGTGCTGGTTGATCCTGAGCCGGTGCTGGTCAAAGAGTATCAACGGCTGGTCACGGAAGAGATTGAACTTAGCAAACTGGCTGAAGATGAGGTTGAACAACCTGCCGCCCTGAGAAGTGGTGAGCGGGTTCAGGTGATGCTGAATGCGGGTCTTAGCCCGGAACATGAGCAACTACTGGGGGGACGAGTGGATGGCGTGGGCCTATATCGCACCGAAATCCCATTTATGCTGCAAAGCGGCTTCCCATCAGAGGAAGAGCAAGTGGCGCAGTATCAGGGCATGTTGCAGCTTTACCCGAACAAACCGGTAACACTCAGAACACTGGACATTGGTGCGGATAAACAGCTTCCTTACATGCCTATCAGTGAAGAGAACCCCTGTCTGGGCTGGCGCGGCATCCGTGTCACTCTCGATCAGCCCGAGATCTTTTTGATCCAAGTCAGAGCGATGCTTAGAGCCAATGCTGGAACCGGTAATCTGGGGATTTTATTGCCGATGATCACCAGTTTGGAAGAAGTCGACGAAGCAAAACGCCTGATTGATCGTGCGGGTCGTGAAGTTCAAGAACTTCTGGGCCATGAATTACCTCAGCCAAAACTGGGCGTGATGGTTGAAGTGCCAGCCATGATATTTATGCTGCCGTATCTGAAATCGCGGGTCGATTTTATCTCGGTCGGCACCAACGACTTGACCCAATATTTGCTGGCGGTAGACCGCAATAATACCCGCGTGGCTTCACTGTATGACAGTTTACATCCCGCGATGCTACAGGTGCTTAGCCACATCTTGGCGCAGGCGACCCAATCTGGCCTGCAAGTGAGTTTGTGTGGTGAAATGGCCGGTGATCCGATGGGCGCTTTATTGCTGGTCGGGTTGGGTTATCGCAATCTCAGCATGAATGGCCGCAGTGTGGCGCGCATTAAATACCTGCTACGGAATATCGATTTAGTGGATGCGCAAGCTCTGGCCGAGCGGGTATTAAGCGCGCAAATGACCACTGATGTGCGTCATTTAACCGCGGCATTTATGGAGCGTAAAGGGCTAGGGGGCCTGATTCGCGGGGGTAAATAA
- the rppH gene encoding RNA pyrophosphohydrolase, which produces MIDDDGYRPNVGIVICNRQGEVLWARRYGQHSWQFPQGGINPGETPEQAMYRELFEEVGLNKKDVRILASTRNWLRYKLPKRLVRWDTKPVCIGQKQRWFLLQLMCNEADINMQRSSTPEFDGWRWVSYWYPVRQVVSFKRDVYRRVMKEFAPTVMPVQEIAPPRVPPAYRRKRG; this is translated from the coding sequence GTGATCGATGATGATGGCTACCGCCCGAACGTGGGTATCGTAATTTGTAATCGGCAGGGAGAAGTGTTGTGGGCCAGACGTTACGGTCAGCACTCTTGGCAGTTTCCTCAAGGCGGGATAAATCCCGGTGAAACACCAGAGCAGGCAATGTATCGTGAACTTTTTGAAGAGGTAGGACTTAACAAAAAGGATGTCCGAATTCTGGCTTCAACCCGTAACTGGTTACGTTACAAATTACCAAAACGTTTGGTGCGTTGGGATACAAAGCCGGTGTGCATCGGCCAAAAACAGCGATGGTTTCTACTACAGTTAATGTGTAATGAAGCCGATATCAACATGCAGCGCAGCAGCACCCCGGAGTTTGATGGCTGGCGATGGGTCAGTTATTGGTATCCGGTGCGTCAGGTGGTGTCTTTTAAACGGGATGTTTATCGCCGCGTGATGAAAGAGTTTGCACCTACTGTAATGCCTGTGCAGGAGATTGCTCCGCCACGGGTACCGCCCGCTTATCGCCGTAAAAGAGGTTAA
- the mutH gene encoding DNA mismatch repair endonuclease MutH, with translation MSVYSLPPAPPTDEHQLFQRAEALSGFTLGELAIRAGWNIPADLKRVKGWVGMLLEFYLGASAGSKPEQDFADIGIELKTIPINAQGKPLETTFVCVAPLTGNSGITWESSHVRHKLARVLWVPVEGERQIPLAQRRVGAPLLWSPNEEEKELLRCDWEELMDLIVLGKVETITARHGEVLQLRPKAANSRALTEAIGEHGQPIMTLPRGFYLKKTFTGPMLARHFLL, from the coding sequence ATGTCTGTTTATTCACTGCCCCCGGCACCACCCACTGATGAACATCAACTTTTTCAACGTGCTGAGGCATTATCAGGTTTTACCCTCGGCGAATTGGCTATCAGAGCGGGTTGGAACATTCCAGCTGATTTAAAACGCGTCAAAGGCTGGGTGGGTATGTTGTTAGAATTCTATCTGGGGGCCAGTGCGGGCAGTAAACCTGAACAGGATTTTGCCGATATTGGTATCGAGCTGAAAACCATTCCTATCAATGCCCAAGGCAAGCCGCTGGAGACCACTTTCGTCTGCGTCGCCCCACTGACCGGTAATAGCGGTATCACCTGGGAAAGCAGCCACGTGCGGCACAAGCTCGCCCGCGTGTTGTGGGTGCCTGTCGAAGGGGAGCGGCAAATTCCGTTAGCGCAACGCCGTGTGGGCGCGCCTTTATTGTGGAGCCCTAATGAGGAAGAGAAAGAATTACTGCGGTGCGATTGGGAAGAGTTAATGGATCTCATCGTTTTGGGCAAAGTGGAAACCATCACCGCTCGTCATGGCGAAGTATTGCAGTTGCGTCCGAAAGCGGCCAACAGCCGTGCATTGACTGAAGCCATCGGCGAACATGGGCAGCCTATCATGACATTACCTCGTGGTTTTTACCTGAAAAAAACCTTTACCGGCCCGATGCTCGCCCGACACTTTTTGCTTTAA